A DNA window from Impatiens glandulifera chromosome 7, dImpGla2.1, whole genome shotgun sequence contains the following coding sequences:
- the LOC124944664 gene encoding E3 ubiquitin-protein ligase MBR2-like has translation MQGQRRMSNSFTESVDLNQGSNDSNTGVDQSSSWNNMSGPGESPVPSYNHFARDSDASAVGRGGHTFRGWDFGQSSSGANLQNHGSSDEFKSVSGQTSFRGSYTGLGLEERIFGSSVSSGIGANQFGGRPQILPSTGRIPRPINLNSEEMIESHDIELGMGSYAGHYLNKLDRPETDPSLNNVGTSSGNPIYCVENGQGSGSSLGNWGSSCKRKALEGSSGHYQGGSSSSFQQSENIARHSVPGRYAASTSLNISSPPANSPSINPEYLQYGNQTGLPTVTSEVFSSSGLTGVAESSSRNSCSRLDLGSRESRRFHVPSSGIALGLPDVPPHQLSRPFSFTSPLDPRSISLLPSTSTNPPNQYCSENNPDISRNIPAFTWNGGLHHQASGSFMSAGQRGLSLLEEENFYDLSRNSTEHPYFTLGTELRSMTQDANNRNTSIGNPSSSSGVLPGSRTYSNSGISPFPNPWISHQNSPPQSQRLSELTPWSLFPPVNSGSGIQRGQLPHLRPSSSLIQETGTPSGSNHGHRSLYPRRGTWSMDVADDELSGWHASSSDNEGRLRLVSEIRQVLNAMRRIENFQAEDYVMFDPFINGAADMHDRHRGMRLDVDNMSYEELLALEEQIGNVSTGLNEETIMKDMQQSKFMSLDSSLKSEPCCICQEEYAIGDNMGKLECGHDFHTNCIKKWLTVKNICPICKMPALGT, from the exons ATGCAGGGGCAAAGGAGGATGTCTAATTCATTTACTGAATCTGTTGATCTTAACCAGGGATCTAATGACAGTAACACTGGTGTGGATCAGTCATCTTCCTGGAATAACATGTCAGGTCCTGGGGAGAGCCCAGTGCCAAGCTACAATCATTTCGCCAGAGACAGTGATGCATCTGCTGTTGGTAGAGGTGGTCATACTTTTCGTGGTTGGGACTTTGGTCAGTCTAGCTCGGGTGCGAACTTACAGAACCATGGATCTAGTGATGAATTTAAAAGTGTAAGTGGCCAAACCTCTTTTCGTGGTAGTTATACAGGTCTAGGATTAGAAGAAAGGATATTTGGATCAAGTGTCAGTAGTGGTATTGGTGCCAATCAGTTTGGTGGGAGACCTCAAATTTTGCCGAGTACTGGTCGGATTCCTAGACCCATAAACTTGAATAGTGAAGAAATGATAGAGAGTCATGATATTGAGCTGGGTATGGGTTCGTATGCTGGCCATTACCTCAATAAGTTGGACAGACCAGAGACAGATCCTTCCTTGAACAATGTAGGCACATCTTCTGGTAATCCTATCTACTGTGTTGAGAATGGTCAAGGCTCGGGTTCTTCTTTAGGAAATTGGGGTTCATCATGCAAAAGAAAGGCCCTTGAAGGTAGTTCTGGACACTATCAAGGTGGAAGTTCAAGTAGCTTCCAACAATCTGAGAACATTGCACGCCATAGCGTTCCTGGTCGTTATGCTGCTTCTACTTCCTTAAATATATCATCACCACCAGCGAATTCTCCAAGCATTAATCCTGAATACCTACAATATGGAAATCAGACTGGTCTGCCTACTGTGACTTCTGAAGTCTTTTCATCTTCAGGGTTGACAGGTGTTGCAGAAAGCTCCTCAAGAAACTCTTGCTCTAGACTGGATTTGGGGAGTCGTGAATCTCGAAGGTTTCATGTTCCATCATCAGGAATTGCTTTAGGACTCCCCGATGTGCCTCCCCACCAATTGTCTAGACCCTTTTCTTTTACTAGCCCTTTGGACCCTAGGTCGATTTCTTTACTTCCATCCACTTCAACCAACCCTCCAAACCAATACTGTTCTGAAAATAACCCTGATATCTCAAGGAACATACCCGCTTTCACCTGGAACGGGGGCCTTCACCATCAAGCTAGTGGTTCTTTTATGAGTGCTGGACAGAGAGGTCTCTCACTGCTTGAAGAAGAAAATTTCTACGACCTTTCTAGAAACAGTACAGAGCATCCCTATTTTACTCTTGGGACTGAGTTAAGAAGTATGACCCAAGATGCAAATAATAGGAATACATCTATTGGAAATCCAAGCAGTTCTTCAGGTGTTCTTCCTGGTTCTCGTACCTACTCTAACTCTGGTATATCTCCTTTCCCAAACCCATGGATTTCCCATCAGAATTCACCACCACAAAGTCAAAGGTTATCGGAGTTGACTCCTTGGTCTCTCTTTCCACCTGTTAACTCTGGTTCTGGAATCCAGAGAGGTCAATTACCTCACTTGCGTCCAAGTTCCTCACTGATTCAAGAAACTGGAACGCCTTCTGGATCTAATCATGGTCATCGTTCATTGTACCCGAGGAGAGGTACATGGTCGATGGATGTAGCAGATGATGAACTGAGTGGCTGGCATGCTTCATCTTCTGACAATGAAGGGAGACTGAGATTAGTATCtgag aTTCGACAAGTGTTGAATGCAATGCGTAGGATTGAGAATTTCCAGGCAGAG GATTACGTGATGTTCGACCCTTTCATAAATGGGGCTGCTGATATGCATGACAGACATCGGGGCATGAGGCTTGATGTTGATAACATGTCCTATGag GAGCTGTTGGCATTGGAAGAGCAGATTGGAAATGTGAGCACTGGGTTAAACGAAGAAACCATTATGAAGGATATGCAACAGAGCAAGTTCATGTCTCTTGACTCCTCACTGAAGTCTGAGCCTTGCTGTATATGCCAG GAGGAATATGCAATAGGAGATAACATGGGGAAGCTGGAATGTGGACATGATTTTCATACCAACTGCATTAAGAAGTGGCTGACAGTGAAGAACATTTGCCCTATTTGCAAAATGCCTGCTTTGGgtacatga
- the LOC124910179 gene encoding transcription factor bHLH95-like — MGESEENEMALREFSNSVNSSANKSGGDMSPDLGFHSHMISPIVSELVEALPPPPPPSSSPVQRKKSGPGVGSGNQKRKRSVSAAGSDDHNLHILTERERRKKMRDMFSNLHALLPQLTSKADKSTIVNEAVISIKSLQQTLEQLIQRKKVERDMNGIGPDHLKYDIIPPKQKLITDHIEETRDDQSTFMVDYVCNHRAIVSGSGSGSRSGSSNSFPPGLWTWASSNVVLNVLGEQAQYSIYALNNNPGLLSAICHILDNHKIQLLTCNIVTHHGCTMYTIHANGTTPDAQLPEGFPVEEIYKQVALEMSFLATS, encoded by the exons ATGGGTGAATCGGAAGAGAATGAGATGGCATTACGCGAGTTCTCCAACTCGGTTAACTCATCGGCAAACAAATCCGGAGGCGATATGTCTCCGGATTTAGGTTTTCATAGCCACATGATTAGTCCGATAGTATCTGAATTAGTGGAGGCGCTGCCTCCTCCGCCGCCACCATCTTCCTCTCCCGTTCAGAGGAAGAAATCAGGCCCCGGAGTCGGATCAGGTAACCAAAAGAGGAAAAGAAGTGTATCAGCTGCTGGATCAGATGATCACAATTTACATATATTGACCGAGAGGGaaaggaggaagaagatgagAGATATGTTCTCCAACCTACATGCTTTGCTCCCTCAACTCACTTCTAAg GCTGATAAATCAACTATAGTTAACGAAGCAGTGATTTCCATAAAAAGTCTGCAGCAGACACTTGAGCAGTTAATCCAAAGGAAAAAGGTGGAAAGAGACATGAATGGGATTGGACCTGATCATCTAAAGTATGATATTATTCCTCCCAAACAGAAGTTAATAACAGATCATATTGAGGAAACAAGAGATGATCAGTCGACATTCATGGTGGACTATGTTTGCAACCATAGGGCCATCGTCTCTGGCTCTGGCTCTGGCTCCAGGTCAGGGTCCAGTAATAGCTTCCCTCCTGGGCTTTGGACATGGGCTTCTTCCAATGTGGTGCTGAATGTTCTTGGAGAACAAGCACAATACTCTATCTATGCACTGAATAATAATCCTGGTCTCTTATCTGCAATCTGCCACATTCTCGACAATCACAAAATCCAGCTTCTCACTTGCAACATTGTCACTCATCATGGCTGCACTATGTACACTATACATGCCAAT GGAACTACTCCTGATGCTCAGCTCCCTGAGGGATTTCCGGTGGAAGAGATCTACAAGCAAGTGGCTTTGGAAATGAGTTTCTTGGCTACTTCCtga